In Fundulus heteroclitus isolate FHET01 chromosome 8, MU-UCD_Fhet_4.1, whole genome shotgun sequence, a genomic segment contains:
- the mfhas1 gene encoding malignant fibrous histiocytoma-amplified sequence 1 homolog, which yields MRTLKENNEEEEEEEEKEGSGRSAMEEKENNLKTARLWRDAALRSRKLRTNIRQLTLCSKNNQLVLPDDISDIEALNLGNNSLQELPDGLRSAFNNLRILILRRNRFTAVPRVVFELGQLFELDMSHNCLRSLPDGVGQLRGLKKLCVSHNKLQNLPAQIGALQSLEELDISFNDLHDFPRSFTHLSKLRTLDADHNKLNRFPAEILALGELEELDLSGNKFQALPADIMKLKSTNILWVSSLHMSSLPDTFCHLHNLESLMLDGNNLTVLPSSFAQLQQLKMINLSSNEFQNFPQVILSITGLEEIYLSRNKLTHIPEEIAHLVKLVNLWLDNNNITHLPDSIVELEKLEELVLQGNQIAILPDNFGKLSRVNIWKVKDNPLIQPPYEVCMKGIPYIAVYQKELAHSQLAVKPWLKLVLMGTKNAGKTKLRHSLVGTERDVRGTQENKGIEVTNWVADSERHLTFLVYDLSGNLNFDLIKPFFLSPGALYILVVNLKAYSPKNFYAHVGYFLHLLCAKVPHAVVCLVGTHADQCGAMEVEEKTLDIHRQIGLQERTDTQRLRSLVQQVDLALEQGYKVRISSPHVLFYGVSDRNLMRRKAQLQYMLNQRLQVLSPVLSVICTETQRNIHRLREKLMSVADHREIFPNLHRVLPKSWQMLEELHFKSKELWLSWWSSARLGLQAGLTEDRLQSALSYLHESGKLLYFEDSITLKEYVFHNLPRFIAILNVFFQRDKSTLLDRLLSEGERGDKGRVSLVIEDEKGESLRVTHLQQHLEGFLHDGLLPSNVIRLLIRPHIQTQQDLHLIMELLEKMGICYCINKPRTKPLNGATVWYKFPSYVSSEDARLEDSAGGNSLPISPLFSVEQLHIQYSFPFLFPPGLFARFSVQINNHVVQRSDGRHQIFAYRGKVPVVISHQPSKGSTLAETLSIASHASLPNIWTAWQAVTPLVEELNMLLQEWPGLHYSVHILCSKCLKRGSFNPHAFPGELLSQPRPDGLTEIICPKNGLERVDVSLVYPPTPTATSPK from the coding sequence ATGAGAACTCTTAAAGAAAacaacgaggaggaggaggaggaggaggagaaggagggatCTGGGCGCAGCGCCATGGAGGAAAAGGAGAACAATCTGAAAACGGCCAGGTTGTGGAGGGATGCCGCGCTCCGCTCCAGGAAGCTCCGCACCAACATCCGCCAGCTCACCCTCTGCTCCAAAAACAATCAGCTCGTCCTACCCGACGACATATCCGACATAGAGGCGCTCAACCTGGGGAACAACTCCCTGCAAGAGTTGCCGGACGGACTGCGGTCAGCCTTCAACAATCTGCgcatcctcatcctccgcaggaacaGGTTCACAGCTGTGCCCAGGGTGGTGTTTGAGCTTGGCCAGCTGTTTGAGCTTGATATGAGCCACAACTGTCTACGAAGCCTCCCTGATGGTGTAGGGCAGCTCAGAGGGCTGAAGAAGCTGTGCGTCAGTCACAACAAACTCCAGAACCTTCCAGCTCAGATCGGAGCGCTTCAGTCACTGGAAGAACTCGACATCAGTTTTAACGACCTGCATGACTTCCCCAGGTCCTTCACCCACCTCTCTAAGCTGCGAACTCTGGATGCCGATCACAACAAGCTGAACCGCTTCCCTGCGGAGATCCTGGCCCTGGGCGAGCTGGAGGAGCTCGACCTCTCGGGGAACAAGTTTCAGGCGTTGCCAGCTGACATCATGAAGCTGAAGTCCACCAATATTCTGTGGGTCAGCAGTCTGCACATGTCCTCCTTGCCTGACACTTTCTGTCACCTGCACAACTTGGAGAGCCTAATGCTTGATGGGAACAACCTCACAGTACTGCCTTCATCCTTTgctcagctgcagcagctgaaaatgattAATTTGTCCTCTAACGAGTTCCAGAACTTCCCACAGGTTATTTTAAGCATAACGGGATTAGAGGAAATCTACCTGAGCAGAAATAAATTGACTCATATTCCAGAGGAAATTGCTCACTTGGTGAAGCTGGTAAATCTCTGGCttgacaacaacaacatcacCCATCTACCCGATTCAATTGTTGAGCTGGAAAAGTTGGAGGAGCTCGTTTTGCAGGGTAACCAAATAGCCATTCTGCCGGATAATTTTGGGAAGCTGTCCAGGGTTAACATCTGGAAGGTGAAAGATAACCCCCTCATTCAGCCTCCATACGAGGTGTGCATGAAGGGAATCCCATACATTGCTGTCTATCAGAAGGAGCTTGCACACTCTCAGCTTGCTGTGAAGCCATGGCTGAAACTGGTCCTGATGGGGACCAAAAATGCTGGGAAAACCAAGTTGAGACACAGCCTGGTTGGAACGGAGCGGGACGTCCGAGGAACCCAGGAAAACAAAGGCATCGAAGTCACTAATTGGGTGGCAGACTCTGAACGCCATCTAACATTTTTAGTGTACGACTTGTCAGGGAACCTAAACTTTGACCTCATTAAAcccttttttctctcccccgGTGCTCTCTATATTCTCGTTGTCAATCTCAAAGCTTACTCACCCAAGAACTTTTATGCCCACGTCGGGTATTTCCTTCACCTGCTGTGCGCTAAAGTCCCCCACGCTGTGGTGTGTTTAGTCGGCACACATGCAGACCAGTGTGGAGCgatggaggtggaggagaaaaCTCTGGACATCCACAGGCAGATTGGTCTGCAGGAGAGGACCGACACCCAGCGTCTGAGGAGCCTGGTGCAGCAGGTGGACCTTGCTCTGGAGCAAGGCTACAAGGTGCGCATCTCTAGCCCACATGTTCTCTTCTACGGCGTCAGTGACAGAAACCTGATGCGCAGGAAAGCCCAGTTGCAGTACATGCTGAACCAGCGGTTGCAGGTCTTGTCCCCGGTCCTGAGTGTTATTTGCACAGAGACCCAGAGGAACATCCACAGGCTGAGGGAGAAGCTCATGTCTGTCGCCGACCACCGGGAGATTTTCCCCAACCTTCACCGTGTGCTTCCAAAGTCCTGGCAGATGCTGGAAGAGTTGCACTTCAAGTCCAAAGAACTGTGGCTCTCGTGGTGGAGCTCAGCCCGTCTGGGCCTGCAGGCGGGGCTCACGGAGGACCGACTGCAGAGCGCCTTGTCCTACCTGCATGAGAGTGGCAAACTGCTCTACTTTGAGGACAGCATCACGCTGAAGGAGTACGTTTTCCACAATCTTCCACGTTTTATTGCGATTCTGAACGTGTTCTTTCAGAGGGACAAATCCACTCTTTTGGACCGGCTGCTGTCTGAGGGGGAGAGGGGGGACAAGGGGAGAGTGAGTCTGGTTATTGAGGATGAGAAGGGAGAGAGCCTCAGGGTCACCCATCTTCAGCAACACCTGGAGGGCTTCCTCCACGATGGCCTCTTGCCCTCAAACGTCATCCGCCTGCTCATCAGACCCCACATCCAGACGCAGCAGGACCTCCACCTAATTATGGAGCTCCTGGAGAAGATGGGGATCTGCTATTGCATCAACAAACCTCGTACCAAACCCCTGAATGGAGCCACGGTGTGGTACAAGTTTCCCAGCTACGTCAGCAGTGAGGACGCTCGGTTGGAAGACTCAGCTGGAGGAAACTCTCTGCCAATTAGCCCCTTATTCTCAGTGGAACAGCTGCACATCCAGTACAGCTTCCCTTTCCTGTTTCCTCCCGGACTGTTTGCACGCTTCAGCGTGCAGATCAACAACCACGTGGTGCAGCGGTCAGATGGCAGGCATCAGATATTCGCCTATCGGGGTAAAGTCCCGGTGGTTATCAGCCACCAGCCCTCCAAGGGGAGCACGCTTGCAGAGACTCTGTCCATCGCCAGCCACGCCTCGCTGCCTAACATCTGGACTGCCTGGCAGGCTGTCACGCCGCTGGTGGAGGAGCTGAACATGTTGCTGCAGGAGTGGCCTGGCCTGCACTATTCCGTACACATTCTCTGTTCCAAGTGCCTCAAGAGAGGGTCGTTCAACCCACACGCCTTCCCGG